The Flavobacterium faecale genomic sequence CCTCATTGACATTACTTTGATCCATTTATCATAATTGTACGTTTGCATATACAAATAAATAAAAGAAGGAATTGCATGTTTCACATGGAAACGAATAAGGAAACCTGCAAAATATAAAATCCCATCTTCTTCACGGTACAAATAACTTTTACCAACACTAGCTCCAGTTCGTGCGAATAATAAATCTCCTATTTTAACTCTAAATTTATCTTCTAATTTTCCATTAGGAGACGTGGCCTTATCCATATTCAACCCATTTGAGGATTCTTCGATATCAGTTATTCGTAAATATTTATTTTTACCATCATAAGTAGTAGCTGCTGCATTCATTCCATATGAAATATTTATACAAACCTCCCCCAACTTTTTCTCTTCCCAATCCGCAAAGTCATTGCCATTATCATCTTTAAACCTTAATTCTTGAGCGAAAATTTGCTGCATCACGCCTTTTTTGTATTGCTCCAAAAGGGTTTTCTTTTGGTTTAGGGCGGTCAATTTTTCGTCGACTGCGGTGAGGAAATTGGCGATTTTGGTTTGCTCGGGAAGGGATGGTAAAAGAAAAATAGTTTCCCTTAACGTTTTTAATGATAAATTTTTTATCGTTGAACCCGTTAACTCAGTAATGAAGAAATTTTGAATTTTATCTGTGTGAAAAGTATGAAAATAAAAATCTGTAGATTCTTTAAAATTAAAATAACCAACACTTTTACCAAGCATCACTTTTTCATTGTTATATTTTGAAATACTCCCAATTGTGCCATTCAAAGAAATTAATATGCTATTCTCGTTAAGACTTTTATTATTTTTAGCAAAAATTTTATAATCTACTTTTTTGGTTTTTTCTGTAACTTCAATTTTACCGTTTGTTAGATTATTACCATTTATAAAATATATATCTGAATCTTCAGAATAGACAGGTGTCCCATGTAAACCATCACCAATTTTTGCGGTTAATTCCCCTAATTTTATTTCTTCCCATTCCCCCGCAAACTCAGGAAAACGTACTTGTGGTATCAAATTTTTCATGGTTAGTTTTTGGGTTTGATGATTTTGTTCACTTTTTCTAAATTTTCAATAAAATGTTTTTCAACCTGACTCAAGCCGTCTCTGGTTTGTAATTTGTATTTTTCATATTCACCATTGGCTTTTTCAATAGCTTGTTTATGACTTATTGTACCTGAATGCAGTAGTATTTGATTGCCAGTAAGTTGTATAAACTCATCTAGTTTTTCAATCCAATTGGTCATATACATTGGTTTTTGATTTAGTGCTTGCAGTTCTGCTATATCTAAATAAGCAGTGACAATTCTATTCAAAATATTTAGTTCCTCTTCATTCAGATAGTTTTTAGCAATTTCTGTTTCTTGTTTGTTAGGTTTATTACCTTTAAAGCTAGTTAAACCCAAATTGGTTTTGGAAGCATCAATACGTTTGTAAATTATTTCGGCTGCAGTGCGTCCGTGTGCCGCCCAATGCATTTTATTTTGTATCGTTTGAAAAAACAAAATAGAACTTTCGGCTTTTGGATCATAATCTATGCTGCTTGCATAAATATCCAACACTTTGCGCCAAAACACTTTTTCTGACGAACGGATGTCTCTAATTCGAGCTAATAACTCCTCAAAATAGTTGCCACCTCCAGTTTGCTTTAGCATATCATCGTTCATAGTAAAACCCTTTACTATATACTCACGAAGTCTAGCCGTAGCCCATTGACGGAATTTAGTACCCTGTAAACTTTTTACGCGATAGCCTACAGAAATAATAACATCAAGATTGTAAAATTTTACAGGTTTGTCAGAATTTGCAATGTGCAAATTTTGCACATTGCTTTTTTCGTCCAATTCATTTTCCGAAAAAATATTGCTTATGTGCTTTGTAATTACAGTCCTGTCTTTTCCAAAAAGTTCTGCCATTTGTGCTTGTGTAAGCCAAACCGTTTCATTTTCGAGGCGAGTTTGAATTTTAGTCTCACCATCCTCCGTTTGGTATAATAGTATTTGACTTTCCATATTAAAAAGGAGTTACAATATTCAATTCGGCACAAAAATCGGCTATGGTTTTGTCGGTCGTGGCTATTTGTTGGTCTAGGGTTTTAATTTCGAGAGCGATGGCGTTGATATCGATGCGGGCTTCGGCCTCGAAGGTGTCTACGTAGCGCGGGATATTCAAATTATAATCGTTTTCGGCAATCATGGTCAAATTGGCGATATGCGAATATTTATCCTCGGGCGTACGGTTTTTATAAGTTGTGATTATTTTAGCAATATGTTCCTCTAGGAGTACATTTTGGGTTTTTACCTTGTCAAAATGTTGGCTGGCGTCTATAAATAAAACATCATCGGGGTTTTGGCGTGTTTTTTTGAGCACCAAAATACAAGTTGGAATCGAGGTTCCGTAAAAAATATTGGCGGGAAGGCCAATCACGGCATCGAGGTAATTTTTGTCTTCGATTAGGTATTTACGAATGTGACCTTCGGCACCGCCACGAAACAAAACGCCGTGGGGCAAAACGATAGCCATGGTTCCGTTGTCGTCCAATTGATGGACCATGTGTTGCACAAAGGCAAAATCGGCTTTGCTTGATGGCGCTAGTTTTCCGTAGGCCGAGAAACGTTCGTCAGTCATAAAAAGTGGGCTCGCACTCCAGTTGGCCGAGAAAGGCGGATTGGCAACAATGGCTTCAAAACGCTGATCGATGTGTTGCGGACGCTCCAAGGTATCTTCGTTCTTGATGTCGAAGCGTTTGTAGTGTACGTCGTGCATGATCATGTTCATACGACAAAGGTTGTAGGTCGTAGGATTCATTTCTTGGCCGTAAAATTCGCTTACGTCTTTGACTTCTTTGGCCACACGCAACAATAAGGAACCCGAGCCACAAGTAGGATCGTAAACGCTTTTTAGTTTGTCTTTGCCCACGGTTACCAGTTGCGCCAATACGCTAGAGACTTGTTGTGGGGTGTAGAACTCGCCTGCTTTTTTTCCTGCCCCACTGGCAAATTGCCCAATGAGGTATTCGTACGCATCACCCAAAACATCGGAGTCGGTGTTTTCTAGGTCGAAATCTATTTCGTCCAGATGTGTAAGGACTTTTACGATGAGTTCGTTTTTGTCGTTTTCAGACTTTCCAAGTTTGTGCGAGGTTAAGTCCAAATCAGAAAACAAGTTTCCGAAATCTTCTTCGCTCTCATACCCCATGGTACTTTGCTCAATGTGGGTAAGCACTTTGGCAAGGTCACCTAGGATAAAATTGTTTTTTCCGCCTGCGTTACCACGACGTGCGAGTTCAGAAAACAACTCTGACGGCTCTAGGAAGAAACCAAGTTTATCAATAGCCAATTGCTTTAGTTCTTCGAGCAAAAGAGCTTCGTCTGGATGGCCTTCAACTTGTGAAAAGGTCAATCCGTCGGGTTGTAAGATGGTGTTGGCATACAAATCCATCTTGGTGCTCAGGTATTTGTAAAAAATGAATCCTAATATATAATCACGGAAATCATCGGCGTCCATTTTGCCACGTAGGGTGTTTGCGATGTTCCAGAGTTGTTGTTCTAATTTTTGTTTTTGTTCGGCTGCCATTAATTGTAATTAATCAAATTTGTTTAAGAGTTCTAAGGTAGTATAATTGAAAAGGTAACGCTTGTAAAAAGGCTAAATTTAAAATGCTCTACCACGTCTTATTTTTATTTCTTAGTTGACTTGTAAATAAACGCATTTTTGTAGCGTTAGGCAATACCCAGTTTTAGTGATATTTTTAAAGTTTGTACCAATAACCCATCAGGTTTATTAAAGATATTTTATAAAAAATGCGGAGACTGACTACTTCTTTTCAGATTCTTGGGATTAGTGCAAACGAATCATTAACACACCTCTAAATAAACAGCTTTTAATCAGGTCGTTACAAACATTATAAGTCCATTAAACATCTTAGATTCCTTTGTCACCCTAAAATGGAATTTACAATAAAAGGCCCCTGAGTTGAAAGGTACAGTTCTAAGAGACTAACCTTCGAGAAATACTACAACAAAGTTAGGTAATAGGCTTCGGTTCGCTAGCAAAAAATTCCCCCATAAATACTCGGGTTCCCCTCCCTTTATTGCGTTGCTTTTTGCACTCGCTCGCCCATGACCTTTCGAGTTCTATTATTAATCTTTAATTTTAGAAATCATGGAAAATCATGCTAAAAATCCAAATTGGGGTACCGTTTCAGAAATCCAATTGCATTACAAATCAAGAGTAAAAGCAGCAGAACGTCCTCTAATCACATCCTCTAAATCTGCTTATCAAATTGCTTTACAGATTTGGAATCCCAATACAATTGAATTCTTTGAGGAATTTAAAATCTTACTATTAAACAATAGCAACAAAGTACTAGGTGCTTATGAAATATCATCAGGTGGTATCACTGGAACCGTAGTAGATATAAGATTGATATTTGCTGCAGCTCTAAAAGCCAATGCTACTGGGATCATTATGATTCACAACCATCCCTCAGGTAAACTAATCGCCTCAGAAGCTGACAAACAAATTACTGCCAAGGTTAAAGCAGCCAGTAAAATTCTTGATATCCAATTATTAGATCATTTAATTATTACTCCAGAGAACTATTATTCATTTACAGATGAAGGGGCTTTATAGCCCCTTTTTACACTAAAGACAAGATAGCTGCTTACAGTAGATATGGGAATAGAAATAGGTCATTTGATTATATCTTCGACTCTTAAAGATTTATGTAATTAGTACCATTTATGATCGGTAATTTAACGAGAATAAAAATGGAATAGTAAATTAACCACGGAATTCTTTTTTGTCCTAATCCAATATACATTCAACAGCAAATTACACTATTATTTTCGCGATAAAAGTTTTTTTTAGTAACTTTTAAAGAATAATTGTTTGAAATCATGGCTCTGTCGCATCTGCCATATAAATCCAAGAGTAATCAGCTACCCGAAAATTATGCAGTCAATTTCCAAAATGATTTGAACATACTTGTACCTAGCTTAAGCATCTGATTCTTTCTCAACATGTGTACCTCTTCAATTCCCCCTAAGGTTCTTTTGGAGGACTCAAAACTTTTAAAATCAAAACCGTTTTGTATCCGCCATAGTATAAAACGATGATCCTGCTCAACAATAGTATTGAGATATTTAAATTGCCTAATGTTTATATTCGAAAATGATCGTTTGTTGTAACCCCTATTACGCTGATGTTAGAGCCGCTTTTGTCTATATTTATTACCTTTGGACGGCAGTTATTATTTATTGCTTTAATTAGGTGTCACTGCGCACTCATTCTTTGTCTTCTTTGACTCAGAAGAAAATATACCTTATTACCCAACTTATCAAAAGCCCGATATAAGTAATACCAGACAAATTTTTCCTTTATATAAGTTTCATCAATTCGCCAGCTGGCGCCTACTCTATTCTTTCTCTTTTTGATTTGTGATTCAATCAAAAGTGCAAATTTAACAACCCAACGCTGAACCGTAGCATGATCAACTGCTATTCCACGCATTTTCACTATTTCTTCAACTTCCTTATAACTTGATGTAAATCTCAATTTGAAACAAACGGCCTCAAGAATAATAGCTTAGGAATAACAATGATCTT encodes the following:
- a CDS encoding restriction endonuclease subunit S, with protein sequence MKNLIPQVRFPEFAGEWEEIKLGELTAKIGDGLHGTPVYSEDSDIYFINGNNLTNGKIEVTEKTKKVDYKIFAKNNKSLNENSILISLNGTIGSISKYNNEKVMLGKSVGYFNFKESTDFYFHTFHTDKIQNFFITELTGSTIKNLSLKTLRETIFLLPSLPEQTKIANFLTAVDEKLTALNQKKTLLEQYKKGVMQQIFAQELRFKDDNGNDFADWEEKKLGEVCINISYGMNAAATTYDGKNKYLRITDIEESSNGLNMDKATSPNGKLEDKFRVKIGDLLFARTGASVGKSYLYREEDGILYFAGFLIRFHVKHAIPSFIYLYMQTYNYDKWIKVMSMRSGQPGINAEEYKLFEIPFPSLPEQTKIANFLSAIDEKINHCQEQIDQSTIWKKGLLQQMFV
- a CDS encoding virulence RhuM family protein; protein product: MESQILLYQTEDGETKIQTRLENETVWLTQAQMAELFGKDRTVITKHISNIFSENELDEKSNVQNLHIANSDKPVKFYNLDVIISVGYRVKSLQGTKFRQWATARLREYIVKGFTMNDDMLKQTGGGNYFEELLARIRDIRSSEKVFWRKVLDIYASSIDYDPKAESSILFFQTIQNKMHWAAHGRTAAEIIYKRIDASKTNLGLTSFKGNKPNKQETEIAKNYLNEEELNILNRIVTAYLDIAELQALNQKPMYMTNWIEKLDEFIQLTGNQILLHSGTISHKQAIEKANGEYEKYKLQTRDGLSQVEKHFIENLEKVNKIIKPKN
- a CDS encoding type I restriction-modification system subunit M gives rise to the protein MAAEQKQKLEQQLWNIANTLRGKMDADDFRDYILGFIFYKYLSTKMDLYANTILQPDGLTFSQVEGHPDEALLLEELKQLAIDKLGFFLEPSELFSELARRGNAGGKNNFILGDLAKVLTHIEQSTMGYESEEDFGNLFSDLDLTSHKLGKSENDKNELIVKVLTHLDEIDFDLENTDSDVLGDAYEYLIGQFASGAGKKAGEFYTPQQVSSVLAQLVTVGKDKLKSVYDPTCGSGSLLLRVAKEVKDVSEFYGQEMNPTTYNLCRMNMIMHDVHYKRFDIKNEDTLERPQHIDQRFEAIVANPPFSANWSASPLFMTDERFSAYGKLAPSSKADFAFVQHMVHQLDDNGTMAIVLPHGVLFRGGAEGHIRKYLIEDKNYLDAVIGLPANIFYGTSIPTCILVLKKTRQNPDDVLFIDASQHFDKVKTQNVLLEEHIAKIITTYKNRTPEDKYSHIANLTMIAENDYNLNIPRYVDTFEAEARIDINAIALEIKTLDQQIATTDKTIADFCAELNIVTPF
- a CDS encoding JAB domain-containing protein; amino-acid sequence: MENHAKNPNWGTVSEIQLHYKSRVKAAERPLITSSKSAYQIALQIWNPNTIEFFEEFKILLLNNSNKVLGAYEISSGGITGTVVDIRLIFAAALKANATGIIMIHNHPSGKLIASEADKQITAKVKAASKILDIQLLDHLIITPENYYSFTDEGAL
- a CDS encoding DDE-type integrase/transposase/recombinase, whose translation is MNIRQFKYLNTIVEQDHRFILWRIQNGFDFKSFESSKRTLGGIEEVHMLRKNQMLKLGTSMFKSFWKLTA
- a CDS encoding DDE-type integrase/transposase/recombinase yields the protein MRFTSSYKEVEEIVKMRGIAVDHATVQRWVVKFALLIESQIKKRKNRVGASWRIDETYIKEKFVWYYLYRAFDKLGNKVYFLLSQRRQRMSAQ